The following DNA comes from Thiovulum sp. ES.
CTTTTGTCTCATTTGGAATACTTCCGCCAATCATAAGAACAACCCCAAATTCGCCAACTGTATGTGCAAATGTAACAACAATTGCAGTTAAAAGCGATGGACGAATATTCGGTAAGGCGATTCGGAAAAGAGTTTCTAATTTGCTTTTTCCACTAATATAACTCGCCTCAAGCATACTCTTGTCAAGCGACTGGAAACCACTTTGAAGAGGCTGAACCATAAAAGGCAAACTGTAAAAAACACTAGCAATAACAAGTCCAGAAAAAGTAAAAAGAAGATTTAAATCAAAAACATCTTTTAAAAATTGACCAATTCCAGAATTTGGTGAAAGAG
Coding sequences within:
- a CDS encoding molybdate ABC transporter, permease protein (PFAM: Binding-protein-dependent transport system inner membrane component~TIGRFAM: molybdate ABC transporter, permease protein), giving the protein MLENLELYPFWISFKLATITTLFLLIFSIPFSWFLSQTESKIKPFLEALTALPIVLPPSVLGFYILITLSPNSGIGQFLKDVFDLNLLFTFSGLVIASVFYSLPFMVQPLQSGFQSLDKSMLEASYISGKSKLETLFRIALPNIRPSLLTAIVVTFAHTVGEFGVVLMIGGSIPNETKVASVSIYEFVEVMDYNSAHIYSGIMLFLSFFVLFLVYFSNMKRS